The proteins below are encoded in one region of Acetoanaerobium noterae:
- a CDS encoding aldo/keto reductase: protein MFRLGKTHMTINKLGFGGIPIQRVDISECKQIINQAKKSGINFIDTAVGYTVSEEYIGEALKENPHSFYLATKSMARTYEAMKKDILGSLDRLKRSYIDLYQIHNLGEADFELVFSENGALRALKEAKEQGLIKEIGITSHSVSVLDRAIDTDEFATVQFPFNIVENQGAQVFRKAKAKGMGTIVMKPLAGGALEDARLALRYLTKLDFLDVLIPGMADEKEIKVNQSAVEDDSPLSEKELADIKYLKENMGDKFCRRCGYCMPCTVGINIPMQFLLEGYLKRYDLETWAVDRYKSSDKNASDCIHCKECEPRCPYGLSISDMMVKVSTEFDKL, encoded by the coding sequence ATGTTTAGATTGGGCAAAACACATATGACGATAAATAAACTGGGATTTGGTGGAATTCCTATACAAAGAGTAGATATTTCAGAGTGCAAACAAATAATAAATCAAGCTAAAAAATCTGGAATCAATTTCATTGATACAGCAGTAGGATACACAGTAAGCGAAGAATACATAGGAGAAGCTTTAAAAGAAAATCCTCATAGCTTTTATCTTGCAACCAAGAGCATGGCAAGAACATATGAAGCCATGAAAAAAGATATCTTGGGCTCACTAGATAGATTGAAAAGAAGCTATATAGATTTATACCAAATTCATAATCTAGGAGAAGCTGATTTTGAGCTTGTATTTTCTGAAAATGGAGCATTAAGAGCTCTCAAAGAGGCGAAGGAGCAAGGGTTAATTAAAGAAATAGGAATAACTAGTCATAGCGTGAGTGTGCTTGACAGGGCAATAGATACAGACGAATTTGCTACAGTTCAATTTCCTTTTAATATAGTTGAAAATCAAGGAGCGCAAGTATTTAGAAAAGCCAAAGCAAAGGGCATGGGAACTATTGTTATGAAGCCACTTGCTGGAGGAGCGCTAGAGGACGCAAGACTAGCGCTTAGGTACCTAACAAAGCTAGACTTCTTAGATGTACTTATTCCTGGTATGGCAGACGAAAAAGAAATAAAAGTAAACCAAAGTGCTGTCGAAGATGATTCCCCTCTATCAGAGAAAGAGCTAGCGGATATCAAATACTTAAAGGAAAATATGGGAGATAAATTCTGCAGAAGATGTGGCTACTGCATGCCGTGCACAGTAGGAATAAATATACCTATGCAATTTCTTCTTGAAGGCTATCTAAAAAGATATGATTTGGAGACTTGGGCAGTAGATAGATACAAATCATCTGATAAAAATGCATCAGATTGTATACACTGTAAAGAATGTGAGCCTAGATGTCCATATGGATTATCGATATCTGACATGATGGTTAAGGTATCTACTGAATTTGACAAATTATAA
- a CDS encoding sodium-dependent transporter, whose translation MAENTRGSWGSKIGLILAMAGNAVGLGNFWRFPYQAASNGGGAFMLPYFAALIILGLPLMLSEWNLGRYGGKYGHGTLGPMVYLQAREGAKPKTALILGAIAGGLAFAVTLLVNSYYNHLIGWTLGFAVSSFTGAYMDQSQSTADFFVGYIQDPKMVFTFWIIALVGLSFAVMRGVEKGIEAWAKLMMPVLYVFGIVLAIRSLTIGSPVNPEWSSLKGLNFIWNPDFSTLTWRSALAAAGQIFFTLSIGMGIICNYASYLKPDDDVVVSSIATISLNEFAEIVLGGSIVIPIAYAFLGPDGIGAGVGLSFIALPNVFRTMAGGQFFGGLWFLLLFFAGFTSAIAMYNYLTALVEEDLGIPRKTAAWIIFAAYVVVGLPVGLEQIINKTADLAYFTEIDNWVGSYLLLVLGLIEIIVVAFLMGEKALTEINKGGIWQMPKWFYTVFMRGLTPAALVIVLVFSTLDYIKAGYFKFVPDFVAGTPVLIPWVNAARLVILVVVAAGAMQSYKSIKNKYGKEIEENVVSIRV comes from the coding sequence ATGGCAGAAAACACAAGAGGCAGTTGGGGATCCAAAATAGGACTTATTCTTGCCATGGCAGGTAATGCTGTAGGATTAGGTAACTTCTGGAGATTCCCTTATCAAGCAGCAAGCAATGGTGGAGGAGCATTTATGCTTCCATACTTTGCAGCACTTATTATCCTTGGACTTCCGCTAATGCTTAGTGAGTGGAACTTAGGTAGATATGGTGGTAAATACGGACATGGTACACTTGGACCTATGGTGTACTTACAAGCAAGAGAAGGCGCAAAGCCAAAAACAGCACTTATACTTGGAGCAATTGCTGGAGGTCTAGCATTTGCAGTTACATTACTTGTTAATTCATATTACAACCATCTTATCGGATGGACACTAGGATTTGCGGTATCATCATTTACTGGTGCATACATGGATCAAAGCCAATCTACAGCAGATTTCTTTGTAGGTTATATCCAGGATCCTAAAATGGTATTTACTTTCTGGATAATTGCACTTGTTGGTTTATCATTTGCAGTTATGCGTGGAGTAGAAAAAGGTATCGAGGCTTGGGCGAAGTTAATGATGCCAGTACTTTATGTATTTGGTATAGTACTAGCTATTAGATCTCTTACTATTGGTTCTCCAGTTAACCCTGAGTGGAGCTCACTAAAGGGTCTAAACTTTATCTGGAATCCAGATTTTAGTACACTTACTTGGAGATCAGCTCTTGCAGCAGCAGGACAGATATTCTTCACATTATCAATTGGTATGGGTATTATTTGTAACTATGCTTCATACTTAAAACCAGATGATGACGTTGTTGTTTCTTCTATAGCTACAATTTCATTAAATGAGTTTGCGGAAATCGTTCTTGGTGGATCTATAGTTATTCCTATAGCTTATGCTTTCCTTGGACCAGATGGTATAGGAGCAGGAGTTGGATTATCATTTATAGCACTTCCTAACGTATTTAGAACTATGGCTGGAGGTCAGTTCTTTGGAGGATTATGGTTCTTGCTACTATTCTTCGCTGGATTTACATCAGCTATCGCAATGTACAACTATCTAACAGCTCTAGTTGAGGAAGACTTAGGAATTCCGAGAAAAACTGCAGCTTGGATAATATTTGCGGCTTATGTTGTAGTAGGATTACCAGTTGGTCTTGAGCAAATTATCAATAAGACTGCTGACCTAGCTTACTTTACAGAAATAGATAACTGGGTAGGTTCATACCTTCTTCTAGTTCTAGGATTAATAGAAATCATAGTGGTTGCATTCCTTATGGGAGAAAAAGCTCTTACAGAAATCAACAAAGGTGGAATCTGGCAAATGCCTAAGTGGTTCTACACAGTATTCATGAGAGGACTTACTCCAGCAGCATTAGTAATAGTTTTAGTTTTCTCGACACTAGACTATATTAAAGCTGGATACTTTAAATTTGTTCCTGACTTTGTAGCAGGTACTCCGGTTCTTATTCCTTGGGTTAACGCAGCAAGATTAGTTATTCTAGTTGTTGTTGCAGCTGGAGCTATGCAGTCTTACAAATCAATCAAGAACAAAT
- the pyk gene encoding pyruvate kinase — protein sequence MFNKKTKIVCTIGPASESIDTLKELIKSGLNVCRLNFSHGNYEEHGKRIDNIKAARNEMNLPIAILLDTKGPEIRTGKFSSPEVNLVEGQNFIITMEEVLGDETKCTVSYKELVNDVKPGNQILIDDGLVGLAVKEIKGQEILCIVQNAGTIKDNKGVNVPNVKINLPAITPKDKKDIEFGIEQGIDFIAASFVRKASDVLAIREILEENNATNIQIISKIENQEGVDNIDEILEVSDGLMVARGDLGVEIPTEDIPIVQKELIKKCNILGKPVITATQMLDSMIRNPRPTRAEVTDVANAIFDGTDAIMLSGETAAGKYPLESVKTMASIAIRAEQTLDYEELLKTKVKLRQLNITNAISHATCTTAIDLKASAIISATASGYTARMVSSYRPSAPIIAATNSEMVMRQMGLVWGVYPLLTEKGMSTDDVFEKSVQSALDMDYISSGDLVVITAGVPVGIAGTTNLINVHIASEILIRGVGVGTTNISGRARLITDSNMEIEQGDIIVASSTDKDMMNIINKASAIITEEGGLTSHAAVVGVSLGIPVIVSATNALKLIEDNETITIDAQSGLVYKGEVKML from the coding sequence ATGTTCAATAAAAAAACAAAAATAGTATGCACTATAGGACCAGCTAGTGAAAGCATTGATACGCTTAAGGAGCTTATAAAAAGCGGCCTAAATGTATGTAGACTTAATTTCTCTCACGGTAATTATGAAGAGCATGGAAAGAGAATAGATAACATAAAAGCAGCTAGAAATGAAATGAATCTGCCAATTGCAATACTGCTTGATACTAAAGGCCCTGAAATTAGAACAGGTAAATTTTCATCTCCAGAAGTAAATCTAGTAGAAGGACAAAACTTCATCATTACTATGGAAGAGGTTTTAGGCGATGAAACAAAGTGTACAGTTTCATATAAAGAACTAGTTAACGATGTAAAGCCTGGCAACCAAATTCTTATAGACGATGGTCTAGTAGGTCTTGCGGTAAAAGAAATCAAAGGACAAGAGATACTATGCATAGTTCAAAATGCTGGCACTATCAAAGACAATAAAGGCGTAAACGTACCTAATGTAAAAATAAATCTTCCTGCAATAACTCCAAAAGATAAAAAAGACATAGAATTTGGTATTGAGCAAGGAATTGATTTTATTGCGGCATCATTTGTACGTAAAGCATCTGACGTGTTAGCGATAAGAGAAATCCTAGAAGAAAATAATGCTACTAATATACAGATTATTTCAAAGATAGAAAACCAAGAAGGCGTAGACAACATAGACGAAATATTAGAGGTTTCTGATGGCTTGATGGTTGCAAGAGGTGACTTGGGAGTTGAAATCCCTACAGAGGATATTCCTATAGTTCAAAAAGAGTTAATCAAAAAATGTAATATACTTGGAAAGCCAGTAATAACAGCTACTCAAATGTTAGATTCAATGATAAGAAATCCAAGACCTACAAGAGCAGAGGTTACAGATGTTGCTAATGCTATATTTGATGGTACAGATGCTATCATGCTGTCAGGCGAAACAGCAGCTGGAAAATATCCACTTGAATCTGTTAAGACTATGGCGTCTATAGCTATAAGGGCAGAGCAAACCTTGGACTATGAAGAATTACTAAAAACTAAAGTTAAGCTTCGTCAGCTAAACATTACAAACGCCATCAGTCATGCAACTTGTACGACAGCTATTGACTTAAAAGCAAGTGCAATTATATCAGCTACAGCTTCTGGCTACACTGCTAGAATGGTATCTAGCTATAGACCATCTGCTCCAATAATTGCAGCGACAAACTCTGAAATGGTTATGAGACAAATGGGTCTTGTTTGGGGGGTGTATCCTCTACTTACTGAAAAAGGAATGTCTACAGATGATGTATTCGAAAAATCAGTTCAAAGTGCTTTAGATATGGATTATATCTCATCTGGAGACCTTGTGGTAATAACTGCTGGTGTTCCAGTAGGAATAGCAGGGACAACAAACCTAATCAATGTCCATATTGCTTCTGAAATACTTATAAGAGGCGTAGGTGTTGGAACTACAAATATTTCTGGTAGAGCTAGACTTATTACAGATTCTAATATGGAAATAGAACAAGGTGATATTATAGTAGCATCTAGTACAGATAAAGATATGATGAATATAATAAACAAGGCATCTGCAATTATTACAGAAGAAGGCGGTCTTACTAGCCATGCTGCTGTAGTTGGAGTGAGCCTAGGAATACCTGTAATAGTATCTGCCACAAATGCTTTAAAGCTAATAGAAGATAATGAAACTATAACTATAGATGCTCAAAGCGGATTAGTATATAAAGGCGAAGTGAAAATGCTATAG
- the pfkA gene encoding 6-phosphofructokinase produces MKKIAVLTSGGDAPGMNAAIRAVVRYSIYHDIKVYGVQRGYKGLMEGELQEMSISSVGDIIHRGGTILRSARSLEFKEKEGQKKALNVLDVFKIDGLVVIGGDGSFMGAKALSEQGFPAIGIPGTIDNDLAYTDFTIGFDTAVNTALDAISKLRDTTSSHERVSIIEVMGRNCGDIALYAGLAGGAEAILVPEMPYDLDEICKKLISSNNRGKTQSIILVAEGVGSATEIGHVIQERTGLEARSTILGHIQRGGTPSATDRLLGSRLGGAAVQLLIDGKSSRVVGIKDNDIIDLDIHEALSMKRQFNLDMYNLAQILSI; encoded by the coding sequence ATGAAGAAAATTGCAGTATTAACAAGTGGGGGAGATGCTCCTGGAATGAATGCTGCTATCAGAGCGGTAGTAAGATACTCAATTTATCATGATATTAAGGTATACGGAGTTCAAAGAGGCTATAAAGGTCTCATGGAAGGCGAGCTACAAGAAATGTCAATTTCATCTGTAGGCGATATTATCCATAGAGGAGGTACTATACTTCGCTCAGCTAGATCTTTAGAATTTAAAGAAAAAGAAGGTCAAAAAAAGGCTTTAAATGTTTTAGATGTATTTAAAATAGACGGCTTAGTAGTAATCGGTGGAGATGGTTCATTTATGGGAGCTAAAGCACTCAGTGAACAGGGCTTTCCTGCAATAGGTATTCCAGGAACGATTGACAATGACTTGGCATATACAGATTTTACTATAGGCTTTGATACAGCTGTAAACACTGCTCTAGATGCAATCAGTAAGCTTAGAGATACTACCTCCTCGCATGAAAGAGTGAGCATAATTGAAGTGATGGGCAGAAACTGTGGGGACATAGCATTATACGCAGGACTAGCAGGTGGAGCTGAGGCAATTTTAGTTCCAGAAATGCCTTATGATTTGGATGAAATATGCAAAAAGCTTATAAGCTCAAATAATAGAGGAAAAACTCAAAGTATAATTTTAGTTGCAGAGGGTGTAGGCTCAGCTACAGAAATAGGCCACGTTATACAAGAAAGAACTGGACTAGAGGCGAGATCTACTATACTTGGACATATACAAAGAGGTGGAACACCATCAGCTACAGACAGACTACTTGGAAGCAGGCTAGGAGGAGCGGCAGTTCAGCTTCTAATAGATGGAAAATCTTCTAGAGTCGTAGGAATTAAAGATAATGACATTATAGATTTGGATATACATGAAGCACTTAGCATGAAAAGACAATTTAATTTAGATATGTACAATCTAGCTCAGATACTTTCTATATAG